Within Parachlamydiales bacterium, the genomic segment CCAAGATCAAATTCTTAATAAATTTAAAAAACTTGAATGGTATTTTATTTTTGCGATGACTTTCGTCACCGCACAAGCACAGTATGACAATTTATTGTTACTTTACCTATCTAGCACTGTCTAAATATCTTTTGCGACTTCTCTGAGTCACTATCTCTTTGCTTCGCTTCTTACTGCGTTCGCTAAGATGTCCAATAACATAGCGTTCCTTACCCTTTTTCTACAAGCGCTTTTTTTCAGTTCGCGTAAAATTTCCATGAAGATTTATGGTAGGTACCTTATGAACGAGGTTTGAAAGATGTTTCAAAAGAAAAAAAAAGAGCCGGCCACTACGGGAAGAGTTGAAAAAGCGGCCCGTTTTTATTGCATTTTGCAGTTGTGTATTGTGTTTACCGTTTTGTGTTGGCATTTAGGTTACCCCTTTTTGGGAGAAATTTATGAAATCAAGCAGGAAAAGCAGTTGTATGACTTCGTCTTTGAAGAAGTAAACATGCCCTATTTTGATCAATTACCTTCTAGAGACAGGTTAAGACTGGAAAGTGGGGCTGCATATTGGAAAAAGCAGTTAGAGAAAAGTTTTGCTACAAAACTAAAGGCTAGTGTGCGGCATATGAATTATTACATGCCTCGTTTGGAGCTTGCTTGGGTTGTCTTATCGATAATCGTATGTATTATGGTCCTGAGACAAAGCGAGGGGTATTCGCGTGCGGTTTGGCTGTTGCCGTTTTTAGCAGTAGCATTTGCTTATGAAAATATCTCGTGGGGAACTTCTACAGTTGCTAATGCAGATGCGAAACTTTACCCCACTGAAAGTCAACTAGTGGCGAAATATCGTCCGGAAGGATTATCAGCCAATCCTTTAGACCACCCGGCTGAATTGACTGTATTGTGGGAAAAGTATTTGGAGAAAGATTGGGGCAAAGGAGATTTAAAAAGAGGTGAATTTGTTTTTACTGTGGCACGGATCAAGGAGAGAGAGGCGAATCCCTCCCCTATTTCCAAAAGAACTAATGAACGGCAGTCTATTTTTTGGCTGCTGTTGTATATAGCCTGGAATACCTTTTTAGCGTTGAAAGTATCAAAATACAAGCCTTTGCAAGTAGTACACACCGATGCCCCCAAAGTAGCCCACTAGGGCAGGGAGACTGATTTTTCTGAGGTACCAGATAAAGTTTACCCTTTCGAGTCCCATGAACACTACACCGGCAGCAGATCCAATAATCAGGATGCTGCCTCCTGTACCTGCGCAGTAGGCGACTAGTTCCCAGAACGGGCTATTTTGAGGATGGGATTCAAGCGAGTACATCCCCATTGAAGCTGCGACTAGAGGAACGTTGTCAACCACTGCAGAGGCTAACCCTATCGCTACGGCAATCACTTCGATGTTGCTTAAGTGAGCATCCAGCCAGGTGGCAATGTTTTTGAGCACACCACTGGTTTCGAGAGCTGCGACACTAAGGAGGATACCCAAGAAGAAGAAGATGCTGGCCAGATCGATCCTTTTAAAGACTTCGAACATTTTAAGATGCGCGCTATTGGAGGCCTTATTATGGATCAGGTCAGTATAAAGCCAGATGGCGCTTAACCCTAAAAGAATGCCCATAAAGGGAGGTAAGCCGGTAAGTATTTTATAGATAGGAACAAAAATGAGTGCTGCTACACCTACGCAAAGTACACTAGTCCCTTGAGGGTGCACTTCAATCGATTTGGAGTTCATATTGAATTGAACATTTTTGCTGAATCGCGGGGCTATGGCAAGAAGGGAGAAAACAAGGCAGGCCAAACTTGGAAGAAAGAGAGATGCCATGATTTGTCCTGCGCTAATTTGCTCGCCGATCCAAAGCATTGTTGTGGTCACATCTCCAATAGGTGTCCAGGCGCCGCCTGCATTTGCAGCTATGACGATCGCACCGCCGTACAAAAGTCGTTCTTCACTTTTAGGGATGATTTGCGACATTAAAGACACCATCACGATAGTTGTCGTCAGGTTATCTAAAACGGCTGATAGGAAGAAAGTCGATAGGCCGATCAGCCAAAGGAATGCTGTACTGGTTTTGACATGCAAAAATTTGGATATTGATGCGAAACCATTATGAATATTTATTGTTTCTACTATGCAAAGGGCGCCCAAGAGAAAAAATATAATTTGCGCTGTACTATCTAAATGCTCATTGAAAGCATTCATAGGATAAGCGGCGTCAGGGCAGCCGTGAATAAAAATGATGGACCAGAGGATGACGGCTAGGCCCAGTGCGACAGCGGATTTATCTTGACGGATCACATGTTCAAATGAGATGGCGATGTATCCTAGTGCAAAAAGTATTTCAAGAACATAAACAATTGAAGAAAAGCATTCCATATTTGCCTACTGAATTAAAAAAAAGCACCTATGATTTGAACTAAATCGTTCTTAACAATCAAGGGAATTGTTATATAGGCGATAAACATTACTTATTAATTCTACCCCCGAAATTAGTATGGAAAGCTTCGATATTACACGTATTATTTTCTTGAAAACTTTGGCTGTCATCTATTTTTGCGGCTTTGCAAATGTCATTAATCAGTATTTGGGTCTTCTGGGTGAAAAAGGGTTGCTTCCAATATCCCATTTTATCAAACAAATTCCTTGGAAGAGGTCTCCAAGTCTATTTTACATTAGACATTCCGATTTTTGGCTTAAGGTAGGCGGATGGACGGGGCTGATTTTGGCTTTAACGGCCATTCTGGGTTTCTCAGAAAAGCTTGGATATTTCGGACATTTTTTTGTCTGGGGGTTGATGTGGGGGTTATATCTTTCTTATGTAAATGTAGGACAGGTCTTCTATGGCTTCGGATGGGAGACACTTTTATTGGAAACCGGTTTTCTAGCTATATTTTTTCCACCGGACGATGTTGCAACGCCTTTAATCCTCATTTGGTTAGTACGTTGGATATTATTTAGGGTGATGTTCGGTGCAGGTTTGATTAAGCTGCGGGGGGATAAGTGCTGGTGGGATTTGACTTGCCTTTCGATTTATTATGAAACCCAACCGATGCCGAACCCCCTTAGCTGGTTTTTTCATCGTTTACCTATGTGGGTGCATAAAACGGGGGTTGCTTTTACCCATTTTGCTGAATTGATCGTGCCATGGGGTGTATTTTTTCCGGGCATTATAGGAATTATTGCGGGCATTTTAACGATACTTTTACAGCTTATGATTATTGTCAGCGGTAATCTTTCTTGGCTTAACTATATTACAATAGTGTTGAGTATTGCTTGTTTCAATGATGGATTTTGGCAGTATGTTTTCCATATGGATCCTATAGCCGTGCATTCTGCCAGTACTTGGTATTTGTTTTTGGTGGGTGCATATACTTTATTGATAGCCTATCGAAGCTGGGAACCTATAAAAAACTTGATCTCCTCCGGACAGATCATGAATCATAGTTTTGATCCTTGGCATCTGGTCAATACTTATGGAGCTTTCGGCAGTATTACCAAAAGACGTTTTGAGATTATTTTCGAGGGAACAGATAATCCGGAAGACCCCAATGCCCTTTGGAAAGAGTATGAGTTTAAAGGTAAACCGGGGGATATTTATGCGATGCCTCCCCTTGTTGCACCCTATCATTATAGGTTGGATTGGTTAATGTGGTTTGCTGCGATGGGCAGTTACCGCAATCATCCTTGGACAGTCCATCTATTGAAAAAGCTGTTGCTAGGAGAAAAAACTGTCACTGAGTTGTTAAAAAACAATCCCTTCAAAGATCAGCCGCCTAAATCTGTGAGGGCGGAACTTTATTCTTATCATTTTACCGGGCCTAAAGAAAAGGGATGGTGGACGCGCAAAAGAGTGGGTGTGTTTTTGCATCCGATGTCATTAGATGATGATGCTTTGCAAGATTACTGCAAAGCGTTCGGATGGGATTGATACCTACGTTTAATAGACATCTTCAGGTGAGTTGATTAAATCCCAGACTGGACAATATCGTGCATTTTGATAACGCCCAGTACCTGGTGGGAAGAATCCAAAACAGCTAAGACAGTGATCGGTTTCTGCGGATCGCTTTCCATTAGCTGTACGGCTTTCCATGCGAGTTCATCCGGATTGATCCATCGGGGTTTGGTACTCATGACGGCCCCCACATTAGTATCTAAAGCTTGGGGTCCATAGGACTGCAGTGTGCGGCGAAGATCGCCATCGGTGAATATCCCTTGCAGTGTCCTATTTTCATCTATAATCAAAATGCAACCGCAGCGCTTATTGGAAAGCTCTACTAAAATGTCTACGATTTTATCTTCATGTTTGCAGACAGGAATTTCCTTATCTTTAAGCATAAGATCGGAAACCTTCACTTTCAAACGTTTTCCGATGCGTCCGGCGGGATGATTATGGGCATATTGGTCCATACTGAAGTCTTTCTCTTGCATGAGAGCAACAGCTAAAAGGTCTCCGAAAATCATCTGGATGGCTGTGGAAGTAGTGGGAACAAGATCAAATGGGCACAGTTCTTTTTCTAAGGGGAGGATGACAACTGTATCGCAGATTTTTGCCAGACGGCTGGCGGCGTTGCAAAGTACACCCACAATGCGGACTCCGCGCATACGCAAAAATGGAACGAGATGGAGCAGTTCTTCGCTTTCTCCACTTTTACTTAGGACAACGAACAAATCATTAGCTTTTACTATCCCAATATCGCCATGGAGCGCATTGGTGGGGGGAAGAAAAAGGGATTTAGTTTCTGTAGAAGTTAGGGTCATGGCAATTTTTTCTGCGATAATACCGCTTTTGCCTACACCAGAGAAGATAACAGTACCTTGACACTCAAGGATAAGGTCAACAAGATGTTGGGCTTGCACAAGATCAACATGTTGGAAAAAGTGATCGATGTACTTTTGCTGTTTTTTTATTAAATCTTTGAGCATGAAAGGTTGTCCTTAAACCATGGATTTTAATTGTTTTAATGATTACGCTCAAGTTAGTAAAAAAAATTAGACTTTTACTTTGGAGTAACTTATGAGCAAATTACCTATCACGGTAGCAGAGGGTGATGGTATAGGACCGGAAATTATGGCTGCCACACTAAAAGTGCTTGAAGCGTCCGGCGCTCCGCTAGAAATTCATAAGGTTGAAGTAGGAGAAAAAGTCTATTTACGCGGCTTTCCTTCAGGAATTGAACCGTCGACTTGGGAGTTAATTCGTCAGACAAAGGCTTTTCTAAAAGCACCCATTTCAACGCCACAGGGTGGAGGTTTTAAGAGCCTGAATGTCACGATCCGTACGATGATGGGTTTGTATGCCAATGTCAGACCCTGCATTTCCTATTATCCTTTTGTGGAAACAAAGCACCCGGGGATGGATGTTGTTATCGTCAGAGAGAATGAAGAAGATTTGTATACCGGTATTGAGTACCGGCAATCGGATGACACTATCCACGCATTGAAGATTATATCCCGTCCCGGCTGTGAAAAGATTATCCGTTATGCCTTTGAATATGCGTTGGCACATGGACGTAAAAAAGTGACATGTTTCACTAAAGACAACATATTAAAGCTTAGCGACGGACTTTTTCATAAAGTTTATGAAGAAATTTCCGCCGAATATCCCACGATTGAGAAAGAACATTGGATTATAGATATCGGCGCTGCAAAAATGGCCGATACTCCCACAGCTTTTGATGTGATCGTTATGCCTAACTTATATGGCGATATTTTGTCCGATATCGCTGCCCAAATTGCAGGATCTGTAGGTTTGGCCGGCTCTGCGAATATTGGACAGCAAAGAGCTATGTTTGAAGCAATACATGGTTCTGCTCCCCGGCGTGCAGGACAAAACCTTGCAAATCCATCCGGTCTACTTTTAGCTTCTGTCATGATGCTTGCCCATTTAGGTTTGACTGAGGAAGCTGCCACAGTGCAGAATGCTTGGTTGAAAACCATTGAAGATGGAATCCATACGTATGACGTCTATAAGCCAGCCGTCAGTAAACAGAAAGTAGGAACAAAAGAATTCGCCGATGCAATTATTGAAAGGCTGGGACAGGTTCCTCAAACATTAAAGCCCGTTCAGTTCAAAGAACAGAAGAAGGTAGATTTATCTTATAAAGTCTCTGCTGCATCTTCACACAAGTCTGACAAAAAGCTTGTAGGGGTGGATGTTTTTGTCGATTGGAAAGGATCTGTGGATGAGCTACAAAAGAAAATTCAGGGCGCTAATAATACCGCAATTCCATTGAAAATGATCAGCAACCGCGGTGCAACGGTTTGGCCGAATAATATGCCCGAAACATTTTGTATCGATAGCTGGCGCTGCCGTTTTACCGGTAATGCAATCAGTGAGAAAACCATTATTGAATTGTTAGGCAAACTGCATTCGGCAGGGGTAGTGTTTACACATCTCGAGAATTTATACAGTTTTGATGGAGTTTCAGGTTATACCCTTAGTCCAGATGAACAATAAACAACGTTATTACAAACGAATTAATTATTATCATTAATTCTTTCGTGTCTTAACATAAAATTAATATGATTATTATAGAATAATAACAAAAAATTAAAATTTTAGGTTATTATGACTATAAATAAAATCAGTTCTCAAAGACAAAGTTCCTCTTCTCAAACTCCTGAAGAAGCAAATTATCATTGCTTTCCCCAGGCTATCGTCAATGTTTTTTCCTTCATGACGACTTGCAAATCCAAAGTGACATCTGTCATTTATTGCCCCTCAGCGGTATGCAGCTTTTTTGCGATGCTATCTGCTAAATTCCAAGGCATGAAGCAATTTGCAATAGATAGCTACTACGGCAATTCAAGCAATAGCACTTCACCTACAAGTCCGCCCCCTTCATCAGGAACAATGGGAACTGTAAAAGGCTATTTTCATCAGGAAAGCATTGTTCCTACGCAAGAACCCAGAAAAATTAGGACTGCTACTTCTGTTTACGGCATGCCTAAAATAGACGAGGATAAAATTACCAAATGTTATGAAAGTCTGGATAAACATTTGGAAATTTTAAGAATTCCACGAAATTCTGATACGGATTATGTCACATCAGTCAAGCAGGTAGCCCAGGCTATCGTTCACCTAACTATTGAATTTAAAGTTACTTCAATGTGGGATATGAATCTTCAAACAGCTTTGGATACACTTGAAAATCCTATGCCTATCGATAAGCTCAAGGACATTAGAAATACTGTCAATGCTATGAAAAACAATCTTCCAAGACTTTCAGAAGAAAACTATCCTCTCATTCTGACACATCTCATTATAATATACACCTTAGGCAAACTCGAAAATGAAGCGATCTTAAAGGCTGAAGAAAACATTGGAAAACCCGATTCTGTCGAAGCCCAAAAAGCGAAAGATCATTTAAAAGGCTACTCTGATGCTCTTATTAAACTTCAACAAGACACTTCAATAACATACAAGCATATAAAAGAAAAAATTGACGTAGGATCTCTAGATATACTTCTTTATCTTGATGTTAGCCTTGCTAAAAAGGTGTACGTAGATCCTTACAAGGATAAGGTAGATGAAGAATTTGGAACCACAAAGCTCGTCTAACAAATGAGGGCTCTACGTTGTAGAGCCTTCCATTTCCACCAGGTCTTCATGGTAATACTGACGTTCGTCTAGTTCGCCTTCAACTTTCGCGACATAGACTGCACCGACACCATCTCCTAAGATATTGAGTACTGTGGAGACCATTTCACGCAGCCTATCTACGCCGGCAAGCAAAGCAAGACCTTCTATAGGTAGTCCCACTGAACTGAAAACGACAGTTAACATAATAAACCCTGTTCCGGGGATTCCTGCCGCACCGATAGCGGACAATGTTGCAGTCACTACAATCATCAATTGGCTTTGTAGATCCAGTTCTATCCCATAGGCTTGAGCTACAAAAAGCGCACTCATCCCTTGAAAGATAGCGGTACCGTTCATATTGATCGTAGTTCCTAAGGGAAGCATAAAGCTTGTAATATTCTTGGAAACACCCAGATTATGCTGTACGCAATGCATGCTTACCGGAAGGGTGGCGGCGCTGCTGCAGGTAGAGAATGCAACGGAGATCGCATCGCGCATCCCGCGGAAAAAGGGAATAGGGCTAAGTTTTGCCATGAACCAGATCATTCCGCAGAAAACAATAATAACATGGGCTAAGCAGGCCAAATAGTAGACGCCCAGAAATTTTGCCAGAGGCAGTAAGATAGCTATGCCGAAAGTCCCTGCGACATTGGCCATGATGGCAAAAACACCGATGGGAGAAAATTCCATAATAATGGAAGTCATGCGGTACATAATATCCGCTAGGGAGTCTAGCATTTCACGCAGGGGCTTTCCTTTCTCTCCTGCGAAATTAATTGCAACCCCTAGAAACAGGGCAAAGACAATAATTTGAAGTACATTGCCTTCCACAAGGGAGGCAACAGGATTACTAGGAATAATGCTTAAAATAATTTGGCTGATTGTCGGGGTATCTTCAACTAAAACGGCGCTTGCTGTCGTCGTGAAATTCAGTCCGCTACCAGGCTGAAGTACGGTCCCAAAAAATAGACCCATACCTATAGCGATCAAGGTGGTGGAGAAATAGATCACCATGGTTTTAAGCCCGACACGTCCCAGCTTTTTAGGGTCATGAATACTTGTGATCCCTACTGTCATTGAGGATAAAACCAAGGGGACTATAATCATGCTGATCAAACTTAGGAAGATATCTCCAATGGGTTTTAGCAAGGTGGCTTGCTCGCCGAAAATTAAGCCGACGGCAACGCCTAAGACCATAGAAATAATAATTTTAACCCAAAGCTGCATCAATTCCTCCTAAATGCTTGATTCCCATTCTTTTACGGTAGTGTAGAAAAAAACATTTCTATTCAGATTGTTTGTTTCTTGCGCTACGCCTAATGCACTGACAGTGTTCCCGATAACATTTAAAACGGTTGATATAATTTCGCGAATAGCTTCAAAAGCTGCTATCCAGGCAATGCCTTCAATAGGTAGTCCGATGGCTTTAAAAACAGCATAAAGTTGCAGTAGGCTTGCTCCCGGTATGCCGCCAGTTCCTAACGAAGTAAGTGTAGCGGTAAGTATTAAGATAGAGATACCTTCCCATCCTAGGGGTATATTATAGGCTTGGGCGACAAAAACTGCACACATTCCATGAAAGAGAGAAAGACCGTTAAGATTAAGCGTTGCACCCATGGGGGCTACAAATCCGGCGATATCCCTGCTAATGCCTAAATTCCGTGTCATGCATTGGATAGTGACGGGCAGGGTTGCAGTACTGCTTCCGGTGGCAAAGGCAATATATAGAGCGTTGCGCATCCCTGCTATTAAATTGGTAATATTCAAACGCCAGAAGGCTTTTAGTATGATCGTATAGATCAAAAGCATGCAAAAAATGCCCAGTATATATACAAGGAAAAATTTCAGTGCGGTGGGTGTCCATGAGGCTGCTTCGAATGTGCCGGCAGCATAAGCTGCGGTAACAAAGATTCCGAAAGGAGCTAGCGTCAATACGATGGATGTGATTTGCAGCATAGATTCGTAAATGGACTCCAGACATTCCGTTACGGGCCGCGCCTTCTGCCCTGCGGCGTTAATTGCAATGCCTAGAAATGCTGCGAAAATAAGGATCTGGATAATGTTACCATTGGCAAGCGAGGCGAGAGGATTGGTAGGAATCCAAGAGAGAAGCATAGTGCCGATGGAAGGAGTTTCCAGATGAATGGGGATGGGAGTTGTTAATTCCAATCCTGTGCCAATGTGGAAAACATTAGATAGGGTTACACCTAGCATCAGGGAGATTATGGTCAGAGAGACGAATATGACTAAAGTCTTAAATGCGACATTAAAAAAGGCGCGTGGGGTTTTAAAATGGATAATGCCTAAAGTAACGCTGGAAAGGACGAGTGCGACAACGATCATATTGATCAGCTTAAAAAAAACTTCGGCGGCTTTTTGAAAATAGGGGTGGGCATCAGGAAGGAAATATCCCAAAATGCTTCCTAAAAGAGCTGCTAAAGTAATTTTTGTTGTCAAATGCATTCATTTACCTTTTTCTTAAGACCTGACAGCCATGCTTCCCAAGCATCTTTGTCAAAAGCAACCTTCATTTCCATGTGCGGCCAAACTACAGGCAAAGGCAGTTCTATTGTCCATGAGGAGATTTTCACAGCATCTTTTTCTGTACAGATAAGAAATTCCGCTCCTTTTGCTTTAGCATCGGTAGTGATGGTATAAAGCTGACTCAGGGAATAATCTGCGTGGTCATCAAAAAAGTGACGTGCAACAATGTCGATATGAAGGGTTTCAACAGTTTCGACAAAGGATTTCGGATTTGCGATCCCGCAAAATAGAGCCCCTTTTTTGTGAAAGAGGCTTTGGTTGAGTGTAGCATAATCCCCTAATATTCCCCCAACGGTAAGTTCAACTCCGACGAACGGGGCTTTTGTGTAAGAGGAGTATCTTTGCTTTAGCGTTGTGTAGTCTTGAATATCTTTTGCGCGGGTAATGACAACAAGATCGGCTCTTGAAAGAGCTTTAGGGTTTTCGCGTAGAATTCCGCGCGGAAAGGGGTGCATCTCTTCAGGATGTGTAGAAGCGTCGATTAAAACGATGTCGGTATCACGTTGTAAAGCGCGGTGCTGGAATCCGTCATCTAGAAGCAGCAGCTTATAACCCCTTGAGAAAGCTAATTGGGCACTTTCCTGTCTATTTTTTCCGATGACTACAGCATTTTCAGGAAGGTTTTGTGCTAGCAGAGCCGGCTCATCACCGGTGTAAGCTATGTCGATGGGAGTCTTTGCATCTATAATAAAAGAGTGTTTCTGTTTCTTTTTTGCCCTGTAACCGCGCGTTAAAATAGCGCTTTTGGATCCGGATAGGCTTTTGGCGAGGAAGATGGTAAAAGGTGTTTTACCGGAACCACCGGCTTGGAGATTTCCGATGCTGATAATATATGTGCCTGCAGGACGACCTGACTTGAGGAGGTTTTTATCATAAGCTTGGTTGCGTAAGAAAACAACGCCTTGAAAGAGCTTGCTTAGGCCTGCTAGGCCTAATTTTAATGTTGAGCCAAAGAATGAGGAGTTAGTACGTAGAAAAGAGCGGAATTGCTGTTCCATCCTATTTTCTCCTAGGACAGTGGCAGCACATCAGTACGGCCTAAAATCTTTTGAGCGGAGGCCAGTTCATTATTAGAGAAAAGGTTATATTCAATCAGTTCGATGATGATATGCAGGGCTGCCATATGAGCTTCTTGAATACGGTCTGAAGTGGAAAATCCATCAATGATCAATTCGAGATCGGACTTTCCTTTTAGAGGCCCTCCCCCTTTTCCCAACAAAGAAATCGTGTTAAGGCCTAATTTTGTTGCCGTCTCGACAGCATTGATAATGCTTGGAGATTTTCCGCTGGTAGATAGCGCAATGAGGACATCACCCGGTTTGCCATAAGCTTCCACGCCTCTGGAAAAAACAAATTCGTAGCCGATATCATTAGCGACGCATGTTAAATGCCCGGCCTCGTTAAGGACAATAGCAGGCAAGGCAGGTCTTTTGCTGCGGAAAAATCCGGTGAGTTCTTCAGCAAAGTGAGTCGCATCGCAAAGGCTTCCGCCATTACCGATAGCAATGACTTTGTTGCCGGCGAGGAGGGAATCAGAGAGCATGCGAGCTGATTGCTGTATAAAAACAAGTGCATCGGGCTCTTTTAATGTACTGACTGCGCGGATGGAGTCTTCGACAACTTGCTCAATGTAACTGGTATCCATTTTATCCTTGCCTTTTCAGATCGAGACATTTACATTCTGGAAATTTATACTTTTTGCGGTAGATTTATTGCAAGTAAGGGTTTATGACTTATGACTAATGAATGCTTATATCTGAATGGTACATCATGAAGTATTTTTTATCCTTGTGCACATTTTTCGCGGTATTTTTCTCCGGTTTGTCCGCACGAGAACCCGAAGCATTCCTTACTTACCGCCCCACAATATTTGTTCCTTTTTCCAACGATTTCAGAAAAACAATAGGCGAAGGTCTTTTTGCGAATCAATTTGAAGGCGGCTTTTTTACCTATCCCGATTGGAGTGTGTGGGGAAATGTTTCATATCTTAGTAGAACGGGGGATCTTAGCGGATTCCGCGATTCCGCTAAGATCCAATTACTGACGCTAAGCGCAGGAGCCTCTTACCATTTCGCCATGAACATTTGGAATTGCGAGGGATACTTAGGAGTTGGCCCTTTATATGGCAAAGCAAACTTTGTTGATCCGAGACAAGATCGGGATAATGTCAACTTAAACCGCGATGCTTTGGGAGCTATTGTTAAATTCGGTTTCATTTATCATTTTCAGCGCTGCGCACAATTAGACCTCTTCTGCGACTACCAGCAGTTGGTGGTCAAGTCGCACGTAAGATCAGGTTCAACAAAAGGAAACCTGACCTTAAGCGGACTCAATACCGGGATTGGCTTAGGAATAGTTTTCTAGCCAAAAGATTAAACCTTGGTCAGCCGTGCAAATTTTGCTACAAGCGTCTTCTCTGTGCGGAGTTTAACAAAGAAAATCCTATAGGCCATTCCTACGTCTAATTCTAAGATAGTGCGGATGGCACCTATACCGAAATCTTCATGCACTACGGTATCACCGACTTTGAAGTGCGTTTGGGGAGCTTCTGCAGGCTCTTCTTCGTCGACAAAAAGGAATCTTTTAGGTGTTGTCCTACCAATACGTTCAATGCACTTCTCAGGGATTTCTGTTAGGAATCTGCTTTTGCGTTGGGTACGGAGCATCCCCCATAATATTCTATTGCGGCAGTGTGTAAGGTAAAGCAGATCCATGGCACGGGTGACCCCTACATAACATATGCGTCTTTCTTCTTCGATGGCGGGGGGCGAGTCTTTAGCATTGACATGAGGAAATAGTTCTTCTTCCAAACCTATCAAAAAGGCGATAGGAAACTCTAAACCTTTTCCGTTATGTACTGTCATCAGCTTTACACGAGCGTCATGGCTGGATGATTCATCTAAAGAAGATTTTAGAGATAATTCCTCAAGAAATAGAGCCAGATCCGGTTTTCCATGAGCTTCCTCCCATTCCACTGCTTTAGAGATTAAGCTGTCGAGGTTTTCCCTTCTTTCGCTCATTGTTTCTCTATCTTCAGCGAGGACTTGGAGATAACCGCTTTTCTCAATGGCTGCGATGACGATTTCTTTCAATGGCATATGGGCATTGCGAATGGAGCGAAGTTCTTGGATGAGATCGACATAATTCTTTAAACCGCCTTTTTGTTTAGAGGTCAGTCGGATTTCAGAAGTATTT encodes:
- the lpxK gene encoding tetraacyldisaccharide 4'-kinase — translated: MEQQFRSFLRTNSSFFGSTLKLGLAGLSKLFQGVVFLRNQAYDKNLLKSGRPAGTYIISIGNLQAGGSGKTPFTIFLAKSLSGSKSAILTRGYRAKKKQKHSFIIDAKTPIDIAYTGDEPALLAQNLPENAVVIGKNRQESAQLAFSRGYKLLLLDDGFQHRALQRDTDIVLIDASTHPEEMHPFPRGILRENPKALSRADLVVITRAKDIQDYTTLKQRYSSYTKAPFVGVELTVGGILGDYATLNQSLFHKKGALFCGIANPKSFVETVETLHIDIVARHFFDDHADYSLSQLYTITTDAKAKGAEFLICTEKDAVKISSWTIELPLPVVWPHMEMKVAFDKDAWEAWLSGLKKKVNECI
- a CDS encoding dicarboxylate/amino acid:cation symporter, which encodes MHLTTKITLAALLGSILGYFLPDAHPYFQKAAEVFFKLINMIVVALVLSSVTLGIIHFKTPRAFFNVAFKTLVIFVSLTIISLMLGVTLSNVFHIGTGLELTTPIPIHLETPSIGTMLLSWIPTNPLASLANGNIIQILIFAAFLGIAINAAGQKARPVTECLESIYESMLQITSIVLTLAPFGIFVTAAYAAGTFEAASWTPTALKFFLVYILGIFCMLLIYTIILKAFWRLNITNLIAGMRNALYIAFATGSSTATLPVTIQCMTRNLGISRDIAGFVAPMGATLNLNGLSLFHGMCAVFVAQAYNIPLGWEGISILILTATLTSLGTGGIPGASLLQLYAVFKAIGLPIEGIAWIAAFEAIREIISTVLNVIGNTVSALGVAQETNNLNRNVFFYTTVKEWESSI
- a CDS encoding SIS domain-containing protein, producing the protein MDTSYIEQVVEDSIRAVSTLKEPDALVFIQQSARMLSDSLLAGNKVIAIGNGGSLCDATHFAEELTGFFRSKRPALPAIVLNEAGHLTCVANDIGYEFVFSRGVEAYGKPGDVLIALSTSGKSPSIINAVETATKLGLNTISLLGKGGGPLKGKSDLELIIDGFSTSDRIQEAHMAALHIIIELIEYNLFSNNELASAQKILGRTDVLPLS